A segment of the Catenuloplanes nepalensis genome:
AAGCGCACCGCCGCGGCCGCGTTCACGATCGCGGCGCACCTGGTCGACGAGGGCGTGATCGACCTGGACGAGGCGATCCGCCGGGTCACCGGCGCCCAGCTCGGCCAGCTGATGTTCCCCCGGTTCGACCTGTCCGGCGACCCGCGGCCGCTGACGAGGGCGGTCGGCGCGTCACCGGGCGCGGCGGTCGGCCGGGCGGTCTTCGACGCACAGCGCGCGATCGAGCTGGCCGGGCAGGGCGAGGCGGTGATCCTGGTCCGCCGCGAGACCAACCCGGACGACCTCGGCGGCATGATCGCGGCCCAGGGCATCCTCACCTCGCGCGGTGGAAAGACCAGCCACGCGGCCGTGGTCGCGCGCGGAATGGGCAAGACCTGCGTGTGCGGCGCGGACGACCTGGAGATGGACCGGGACGCGTTCACCGTGCACGGCACGCGCGTCGCCGAGGGCGACATGATCTCCATCGACGGTACGACCGGGCGCGTCTACCTCGGTGAGGTGCCGGTCGAGCCGTCCTCGGTGGTGCGGTACTTCGAGGGCACGTTCACCGGCGAGGACCCGCTGGTCGGTGCGGTGGACCGGCTGATGCGGCACGCCGACTCCCGGCGGCGGCTTCTCGTCCGGTCCAATGCGGACACCGGCGAGGACGCGGCCCGGGCCCGGCGCTTCGGCGCGGAGGGGATCGGGCTCTGCCGCACCGAGCACATGTTCCTGGGCGATCGCCGCGAGCTGGTGGAGAAGCTGATCCTCGCGAGCGGGCAGCCGGAGCGGCAGGCCGCGCTCGCCGCGCTGCTGCCGTTGCAGCGCGCGGACTTCGTGGAGCTGTTCCGGGCGATGGACGGCCTGCCGGTCACGGTGCGGCTGATCGACCCGCCGCTGCACGAGTTCCTGCCGTCGCTGACCGACCTCGCGGTGCGCGTGGCCGTGGCCGGTGAGCGCGGTGAGGATGCCGGGCACGACGAGAAGCTGCTCGCGGCCGTGCAGCGCATGCACGAGCAGAACCCGATGCTGGGCCTGCGCGGCGTACGCCTCGGCCTGGTCATCCCGGGTCTGTTCGCCATGCAGGTGCGCGCGATCGCGGAGGCCGCGGTCGAGGTCACCCGCGCCGGCGGCAGCGCCCGGCCGGAGATCATGGTGCCGTTGGTCGGAGCGGTGCAGGAGCTGGAGACGGTACGCGCGGAGGCCGAGAAGATCCTGGTCGAGACGGTCGGCGACAGCGGCGTGGAGGTGCTGATCGGCACCATGATCGAGGTGCCGCGCGCCGCGCTCACCGCGGGGCAGATCGCGGAGGCGGCCGAGTTCTTCTCGTTCGGCACCAACGACCTCACCCAGATGGCCTGGGGCTTCTCCCGGGACGACGTGGAGGGCGCGTTCTTCTGGCGCTATCTGGAGCTGGGCATCTTCGGCATCTCACCGTTCGAGTCGCTGGACACCGACGGTGTGGGCCGGCTGGTCCGGATCGCGTCCGAGGAGGGCCGGGCGGCGCGTCCGGGCCTGAAGCTGGGCGTCTGCGGCGAGCACGGCGGCGACCCGGACTCCGTGCACTTCTTCCACGAGGTGGGCCTGGACTACGTGTCCTGCTCACCGTTCCGGGTGCCGATCGCCCGGCTGGAGGCGGGACGCGCGGCCATCGCGTCGTGAGAGCGGTGATCCAGGCGTCATTCGTGTCGTTGGAACGACATGAATGACGCCTGGATCATGGGGCCGGGCGGCTCAGACGTCGAGGTCTTCCTCGATCTTCTTCAGCTGGTGGCGCGCCATGGCCAGGTTGGCCCGGTTCTTCAGCAGCGCCAGGTAGAGGAACAGCCCCTTGCCGGAGCGCCCGGTCAGCGGCCGGATCAGGTGGTACTGGCTGCCCAGCGTGATCAGGATGTCCTCGATGCCGTCCTTGAGGTTGAGCATCTCCATCGTGCGCAGCTTCGCGCGGACCACGTCCGTGTTCCCGGCGGCTGCCACGGTCAGGTCCAGCTCCTTGGTGCCGCCGGCGACGCCGAGCGCCATGCCACTGGTGTAGTCCACCAGTGCGACGCCGACGGCGCCGTCGATGTTCATCGCTTCCTTGAGCGCGGTGTCCATGTCGGGCATGTCAGAATCCTCCGAACTTAGGGGTTTTATCCGGCGCGCTGGCCGGGGACGCTCGACTGCAGCGCGGCCATCGGGGTGCGCTTGGCCAGGGGCACCTGACCCTCGACCGGGATGACGCGCGGCGGTGCCGGTGCGGGCGGTCGTGCCTCCACCGGATCGAGCAGCTCACCGAGGCGGCGTGCGGTACGCCGCGCCTCGTGATGGATGCGGGCCACGTTCGCGCTCGGCCTGGCGAGCACGGCGAGGAGCGTGCGGAGCCCGGCGGCGTAGATGGCCACGTACCCGCCGGACGATTCGATGATGGTCTCGCGCAGGTCGCCGTGGCCCACGGTCTGGGCGAAGCGCTGGGTCAGCCCGAGGTTCGCCGCGGCCAGCGCGGCGATCGTCTCCGGCTGAAGGCCCGGTGCGTCGTACGCGAGCAGCATCCCGTCGACGCCGGCGATCACGGTGGCCGACAGATCGGGCAGGCGGCTGCGAAGCCTGGCGAGCTCGGCCAGCACCGCCCGGTCGGTTTCCACGGCAGTTCTCCTTCGCGAGGGCAGGGATGGGTGAGGGTGAACAGGTCGGTGCCCGCCTCCGGCGCGCGGCCGCCGGGGGAGCCCGAACGGACGGCGCGCTCACCGCAGTGCCTTCAGCGCGCTGCGGATGCGGGTGAGCAGCGCCTCGTCCGGCGCGTCACCGCGCAGCGGGCCGCCGTCCGGCGCGGTCTGCACGTCACCGGCACCGCTCGGCATCTGCTCGCCGGGGCTGCGGCGGGGCAGGTTCTCGGTGGGGATCGCGGCACCGGCGCGCGCACCGGCGCGCCGCCGGCCACCGGTGGTGCGCCGGGGCTTGGCGGGCTTCTCCGGATCCGCCGGATTCTCGGGCGGGGAGACCGACGGGAGCGGCGCGGTGTCGTCCGCGGTGGCGGGGGGTTCCACGGCCGCGGTGGTCGTCGCACGGCCGGGCCGGGCCGTGCGCACCGGCCCGGCCGGGCGCGGCACGTCGGCCGGGCCGGACGTCGGTGCTTCCGGGCCACCGGTGGCGGGCCGCCGCTCGTCGGGAGCCGGCTCCGCGATCGCCCGCTCCCGGGCGTCCTGCCGTGAGATGTCCTGCTTCCGGGTGTCCTGCTGTCGGGTGCTCAGCTGTAGGGTGTCCTGCTCCGTGGTGGCCGGGTTCGGGATGGCCGGCTTCGAGTCGTCCCGCTTCGGGAGGTGTGGCTTCGCCGCGCCCGACGTCGGGAGATCCGGGTTCGGCGGGTCCGGTTTCACGGGGCCCAGGGGCGGGATGTCCTGCGGCGGGATGTCCAGGGTCGGGATGCCCGGCTGTGGGATGCCCGGCTGCGCGGGGACCGTCGGGTGTTCCGCCGCGGCGATGGCGGCCTCCGCCAGCGCGATGACCGCGTCCGCAGGTGCGGCCGGCGCCCGGTCCTCCGTCATGATGAGACCCGCCGCCGCCAGCTCGCGCACCTGCTGCAACGTCACGTATCCGGCCCGGCCGAGGAGCCGGGCCAGCGTGGCCGGGGTGCGCTCGCCGTCCGCCGCGACCAGCAACTCGAACTGCAGCGAACTCAGCACGACGCGCTCGACGGGCGGCCGGGGTGCCGGCCGAACCGGCGCAGTGTCCAGCGTGGACGATTGGAAGACCTCGTCGAGGAGCCGTCGCCGTCGCGTCGTCTCCCTGGACAGCACGTCGGCATCCACCCGGCAGACCGGGCCGAGCCAGTGTTGCTCACCCTCCGCGAACCGGACGGGCACGGCCGCCGGTTGCAGCACGAAGTACGCCGCGTCATAGATCACCCCAAGAACACACAGCTCAAGTTCGCCGTTCGTAAGGTGCCCCCGTTCGACGAGCAGGCGACCGACACGGTGTGCGTCTTTCCCGGCGGCGACCGCGGATTCCCACGTGCGGGCCGAGATCCGGCCCGACGCGATCAGCAGTTCGCCGACGCCCGGTGCCGCCGGGGACTCCGCATGGCTGACCCGGCCCTCCGTCAGATGGATGACCCCGCCGGGGTGGCCGGCGACGTGCAGCGCGCCGGTCTCACCGGCGTTGACCAGCTGGCTGAGCGCCCGGCGGGGGAGGGTTGCCTGTGCGGCACGGGCGGGCTTCACGTGTGGACTCCTCACCGATTTCTCGGTCTCATGCCGCGACCGTCATGGCCGTCGTCGGTCGCGTGTCGAAACGGTCGCCGGGCCCGCGGCGTTACGCGTGAGCCGGCGGCGTTACGCCGTCACCAGGTTCTCGGCGAGCATCCGCAGCCGGCGCCGGCCGACCGCGAGATTGCCGAGGTCCTTGTCCAGCCACAGGTAGAGGGCCAGGCGGCTGTCGAATCCGGTGCGCAGCGGACGGATCAGGTGGTAGCCGCCCGCGGTGGTGATGATGAGGTCCTCCACGCCGTCGCCGGGGCGCACCGAAGCGAACGGTGACCGGCTGACCGCGGCGTGCACGATGTCGGCCGTGCCGGTGGCCGTGCCGTCCGGGTCGTCGCCGGGTGCGGCACCGACCGCGCCGAGCGCGAAGCCGGTGGTGTAGTCGACCAGGCTCGCGCCGATCGCGCCGGGAATTGCCATCGCCTGCCGAAGGCAGTCGTCGATGCCGGACACACGGTCTCCTCGGCCCGCAGCGGTAGCCTCACCCCCGCTCCGGCCAGCGGAAGGCGATCGAACTCCGGGCAATGGTGTGGGACCGGCGATGGCCGGCCAGTGACGTTGTGCTTCCGGCACGCTACTACCCGATATGGATTTTCTCCATCCCACGACGGTGTGCGACCTCCCGGCTACCGCCCCGGCCGCTCACTCCTGGGTGGACTGGGGCCTGCCCGTTCGAGTGATCGCGATGGCCGATGATTTATGGCGCTCAGTGGAACGGAGGGTGCCGCGATCGGTTTCCCGGCGTAACGTGTTCGTCACCTTGCCGTCAGAGGCCGCACGATGAGGAGCACCATGGGCAGCGACTGGGAGAACGTGGTCGTCGACGCCGAGGACCCGGGCCGGCTGGCCCGCTGGTGGGCCGAGGCGCTGCACTACCAGATCACCTACGAGCGCCCCGGCGAGGTGGAGATCCGCCGCAAGGCCGACGAGTTCCCCGGCATCGTCTTCGTCACGGTCCCCGAGCTCAAGACCGTGAAGAACCGTCTCCACATCGACCTGCGCCCCGACAACCAGGAGGCCGAGGTCGAGCGCCTCGTCGACATGGGCGCCCGCCACGTCGACGTCGGCCAGGGCACCGTCGACGGCTGGGTCGTCCTCGCCGACCCGGAGGGCAACGAGTTCTGCGTGCTGACCCCACGCACCTGAGCGAATCGGCGGGACCTCGGCGCGATCCGGGCCGCGCCGGGTGGCCCGGTGCCGTGGCCGGCCGAGCCGCGGAAGCCGGCCGCGCATCCGGATCCGGACGTGCGGGAGGCCGCGCGGGAGATCCATGTCCGTTGAACGACGGCGGAAATCCCGGCGACGGCCGCGCCGGGAGCGCCGGGGCGGCACTACGCTCGGATCATGAACGGCCAGGACGGCGACGCGGAGCGGTGGGCGGAAGAGCAGGCCAAGGACACGGGGTACGGGCGGACGCCCTTCCAGCGGGATCGCGCGCGGGTGCTGCACTCGGCCGGGTTCCGGCGGCTGGCCTCGAAGACGCAGGTGCACGTGGCCGGATCGGACGACTTCCTGCGGACCCGGCTGACGCACTCGCTGGAGGTCGCGCAGATCGCCCGCGAGATGGGCGAGCGGCTCGGCTGCGACCCGGACGTGGTGGACGTGGCCGGGCTCGCCCATGATCTCGGCCACCCGCCGTTCGGTCACAACGGTGAGGCCGCGCTGGACGCGGTCGCGGGCGGCTGCGGCGGGTTCGAGGGCAACGCGCAGACGCTGCGCGTGCTGACCCGGCTGGAGGCGAAGGTCGAGGGCGCCGGCCTCAACCTGACCCGCGCCACGCTGGACGCCACCTGCAAGTATCCGTGGCGCCGGGACGGTGTGCGGCGCAAGTGGGGCGTCTACGCCGACGATCTGCCGGTCTTCGAGTGGCTGCGCCGGGACGCGCCGGCCGGCGAGCGGCAGAGCCTGGAGGCCCAGGTGATGGACTGGGCGGACGACGTGGCCTACTCCGTGCACGACCTGGAGGACGGCATCCACGGCGGCTACATCGACCTGGAGCGGCTGGCCGTGGACGCGGACGAGCGGGCCGCGCTCTGCGCGGACGTGTCCGGCGTCTACTCGGAGGAGCCGGTCGACGTGCTCGGCGCGGAGCTGGCCGCGATGCTGGCCGGGCCGATGCTGGCGCCGGCGCTGGCCTACGACGGCAGCCACCGCGCGCAGATCGCGGTCAAGCGGATGACCAGCGTGCTCACCGGCCGGCTGGTCGCGGCGCCGGTCGAGGCCACGGTCGCGGCGTTCGGATCAAGATCTCTGCGCCGGTACGCCGCGGACCTGCTCGTCCCGCCGGACGTGCGGATCCGGTGCGCGCTGCTGAAGGGCATGGCCCTGCGGTACGTGATGCGCCGCAGCGGTGCCGCGGCCGAGCAGGAGCGGCAGCGCGAGGTGCTCACCCGGCTGGTGCACGTGCTGGCCGTGCGCGCGCCGGACGGGCTGGACCCGGTGTTCGCGCCGATCTGGCGGGCCGCGCCGGACGACGCGGCGCGCCTGCGCGTGGTGATCGACCAGGTGGCGTCGCTCACCGACCCGGCCGCGCTCTCCTGGCACCGCGCGCTCACCTGAGAACGAAACCCGGCCTGGCCCCTCCGGCGCCCGCGGCTCCCGCCGTACCCTTGGAACGCTCTTGTGGTTTTGGGTGTGAGGCTTGTGGTTTTGGGTGTGAGGGAGGAGCCGCGGGTGGCCGGCAGGATTCGGGACGAGGACATCGCGCTGGTGCGCGAGCGCACGGCGATCGCCGACGTGATCTCCGAGACCGTCACCCTGAAGTCGGCCGGCGGCGGCAACCTGAAGGGCCTGTGCCCGTTCCACGACGAGAAGACGCCGTCGTTCACCGTCTCCCCCGCCCGGAACGTCTATTTCTGCCACGGTTGCGGCAAGGGTGGTGACGCGATCACGTTCCTGATCGACGCGGACCACCTGACGTTCGTCGAGTCGGTCGAGCGGCTGGCCGGTAAGGCCGGCATCCAGCTGCGTTACGAGGAGCAGCCCGGCGGTCGCCCGTCCGGCCCGCGGCAGGCACCCGGCCAGCGGCAGCGGCTGATCGCGGCGCACGCGGACGCGGCCGACTTCTACCGCGCTCAGCTGATCACTCCGGGAGCCCGGGCCGCCCGCGAGTTCCTGGCCCAGCGCGGTTTCGGCCGCGAGCACGCGGAGGCATACGGCTGCGGCTTCGCCCCCGACGGCTGGGACGTGCTGACCCGGCACCTGCGGCAGAAGGGCTATTCGGCGGACGAGCTGGTCACGGCCGGCCTGTCCCGCCCGGCGCGGTCCGGTTCGCTGATCGACCGGTTCCGCCGGCGGCTGCTCTGGCCGATCAAGGACATCAGCGGCGACGTGATCGGTTTCGGCGCGCGGAAGCTCTTCGACGACGATGACGGCCCGAAATACCTGAATACGCCGGAGACGCCGCTCTACAAGAAGTCGCACGTGCTCTACGGCATCGACCAGGCGAAACGCGACATAGCGCGGGAGAGTCGCGCGGTGATCGTCGAGGGTTACACCGACGTGATGGCCTGCCACCTGGCCGGCGTGCCGACCGCGGTCGCGACCTGCGGCACCGCGTTCGGCGAGGACCACATCAAGGTCCTCCGCCGCCTGCTGATGGACGCGAACGACCTCGGCGGCGAGATCATCTTCACGTTCGACGGCGACGCGGCCGGGCAGAAGGCGGCGATGCGCGCGTTCTCCGACGATCAGCGGTTCGTGGCGCAGACCTTCATCGCGGTCTCGCCGAACGGCATGGACCCGTGCGATCTGCGGCTCAACCGCGGTGACCTGGCCGTGCGCGACCTGGTGGGCGCGCGCGAGCCGATGATCGCGTTCGCGCTCCGCTCGATCATGCGGCAGTACGATCTGGACACCGTCGAGGGCCGGGTCGCCGCGCTGCGCTCCACCGCGCCGCTGGTCGCGCAGATCAAGGACCGCTCGATGCGCCCGGGTTACACCCGCAGGCTCGCCGACGACCTGGGCCTGGACATGCCGGAGGTGGAGCACGCGGTGCGCCGCGCCGGCGGCAGCGCGCCGGACGAGAACCGCCGCAAGGCCGGGTCGCGGCCCACGTCCGCGCCGCAGTTGCAGGTCGAGCGCGAGGCGCTGAAGCTCGCGCTGCAGGAGCCGGTGCTGGCCGGCCCGATGTTCGACGCGCTGGACGGCACGCACTTCACCGATCCGGTGCACGTGGCGCTGCGCGGCGCCGTGGCGGACGCGGGCGGCACCGCCTCCGCGGCCGGCGGCGGCGTGGTCTGGATCGAGAAGGTCCGCGATCTCTGCGCCGATCTCGCCGCCAAGGCGCTGGTCAGCGAGCTGGCCGTGGAGCCGTTGCGGGTCGACCGCGACCCCGACCCGCAATACGTGGCGGTCACGCTGGCCCGGTTGCAGTCCGCGTCGGTGACCGCGCGGATAGCCGACCTGAAGTCCAAGGTGCAGCGGATCAATCCGGTGGCCAACAAGGACGAATATTTCGCGCTCTTCGGGGAATTGCTCTCCCTGGAGCAGCACGCACGGGCCCTGCGCGAGCAGGCCGTCGGGGGGTTGTGAGACGTGTTCGGCTTCTTCCGCGGAAACCAGCCGCCGGCCGCGCAGCGCCCCGCCCTCGATCGCGACGAGCGCATCCTCACCTGGGCGAGCACGTCCACCGAGGGCGTGGTGGTCGCGACCAACCGCGGGCTGCGGCTGCCCGGCCGGGACAGGCTGGGCTGGCACGAGATCCTCAAGGCGGTCTGGTCCGGCCGTGAGCTGACAGTGATCGCCGGCCGGGTCGCGGAGGAGCGCGACGGCTACACCGTGGTGGTCGACGAGCCCGCGATCTCGACGCTGCTGCTCGAACCCGGCCACGTGCCGCACCAGGTGCAGGTCCGGGTGACGAAGTCGGTCGCGATCACCCACCACCACGACCTGCCCGGCGGCGGCGCCCGGGTGGCGGCGCGCCGGGTGAGCGGTGTGGACGGTCTGCGCTGGACCGTGCGGTACGACCCGGGAACCCCGCCCGACGCCGAGCGGGTGGACGCGCTGGTCGCCCGCGCCCGGGCCGACGCGGAGGCGGCCGCACCGCGGTAAATCCGTCGGAACTTGTCGAACCCCCGGTCTAGGGTCGGGGCATGACTGCGATGATCGAAGCGGCCGGGCTGGTCAAGCGCTTCGGCGACTTCACCGCGGTGGACGGCATCGACGTCACGGTGCAGCCCGGTGAGGCGTTCGGCTTCCTCGGGCCCAACGGCGCCGGCAAGAGCTCCACCATGCGCATGATCGGCTGCGTGTCCCCGCCCACCGGCGGTCTGCTGCGCATCCTCGGCATGGACCCGGTCCGGCAGGGCCCGGCGATCCGGGCCCGGCTCGGCGTCTGCCCGCAGCTGGACAATCTCGCCCCCGACCTGACCGTCCTGCAGAACCTCACGACCTATGCGCGATATTTCGGCATCTCCCGCCGTGAGGCCACCCGCCGCGCACGGGAGCTGCTGGAGTTCGTGCAGCTCACCGAGCGGGCCGGGGCCGAGGTCGAGCCGCTCTCCGGCGGCATGAAACGGCGTCTCACCATCGCCCGCGCGCTGATCAACGAGCCCGACATGGTGCTGCTCGACGAGCCCACCACCGGCCTCGACCCGCAGGCCCGCCACCTGGTCTGGGAGCGGCTGTTCCGGCTCAGGCAGCGCGGCGTCACGCTCGTGCTCACCACGCACTACATGGACGAGGCCGAGCAGCTCTGCGACCGGCTCGTGGTGATGGACGCCGGCAAGATCGTGGCGGAGGGCTCGCCCCGCGCGCTGATCGAGCGATACTCCACCCGCGAGGTCGTCGAGTTGCGCTTCGCGGCCGAGTCGCAGTCCGGGTTCGCGGCCAAGCTGGACGGCGTCGGCGACCGCACCGAGGAGTTGCCCGACCGCATCCTGCTCTACACGGCCGACGGCGACGCCGCGCTCGCCGAGGTGCACGCGCGCGGGCTCACCCCGTCCGGCGCGCTGGTCCGCCGCAGCTCCCTGGAGGACGTGTTCCTGCACCTCACCGGCCGGACGCTGGTCGACTGATGATCGCCGCCTTCGAGTTCCACCTGGCCGAGTTCGCGCGCAACTGGCGCGGCTCGGTCTTCGGCTCGTTCGTCATCCCGCTGCTCACCATGCTCGGCTTCGGGATCGGCGTCGGCGGTTACGTGCAGGGCGGCGTCGACGGCGTGCCCTACCTGCACTTCCTGGTCCCCGGCCTGCTCGCGTCGACCGCGCTGCAGATCGCGCTCGGCGAGTCCACCTGGCCGGTGCTCGCCCACATGGAGTGGATGAAGACCTACGCCGCGCAGGCCGCCACGCCACTGCGCCCGGTCGACGTGCTCGGCGGCCACCTGCTCTTCGCGATGCTCCGGGTGACCGCCGGCGTCACCGCGTTCCTGCTGGTCGCGGTCGTCTTCGGCGCGCTGCCGTCGCCGTGGGCGCTGGCCTGCCTGCCGATCGGCGTGCTGCTCGGCCTCGCTATCGCCGCGCCGGTCTTCGCCTACAGCGTCTCCGTTCCCGGCGAGGTGTGGCTGAGCGTGCTGTTCCGCTTCGCGATCGTGCCGATGACGCTCTTCGCCGGCGTGTTCTTCCCGGTCGACGCGATGCCGGCCGCGCTTCGCTGGCTGGCCTACGCGACACCGCTCTGGCACGCCGTCGACCTCTGCCGCGCCGCCACGCTCGGCCGCGCGCTCGACTGGTCCCTGACCGGCCACCTGCTCTATCTCGCGCTCTGGGCCGGCGCCGGCGTCGCGCTGGCCGCACACCGTTTCCACCGGCGGCTGGGGGTCTGACCGTGATCGCCGCACTCGCGCTGCCCCGCCTCACCGCCTCCGGCGGCCGCGTCCTGGCCGTCGCCGGCCGTAACGTCGTCGCGCTGCGCCGCGCCGGCTGGCTGGTGTTCGTCTCCGGCGCGATCGAACCGTTCCTCTACCTCTTCTCGATCGGCATCGGCGTCGGCGCGCTGATCGGCGACATGCCGCTGCCGGACGGCACGGTGGTCAGCTACGCCGCGTTCGTCGCGCCCGCGATGCTCGCCGCGTCCGCGATGACCGGCGCGCTCACCGAGACCACGTTCAACTTCTTCGGCAAGATGAAATTCTGGAAGCTTTACGACAGCGTCCTCGCCACCCCGGTCGGCCCGATGGAGATCGCGTTCGGCGAGCTGTGCTGGGCCATGGCCCGCGGCGCGGTCTACGCCGCGTCCTTCCTCGCCGTCATGATCGCCATGGACCTCACCAGCCCGCTCCGCGCACTCGTCGCGCTGCCAGCGACCGTGCTGATCGGCTTCACGTTCGGTGCGATCGGCATGCTGACCGCCACGCTGATGCGCGGCTGGCAGGACTTCGACCTGATCGGCACGATTCAGTTCGCGCTCTTCCTCTTCTCCGGCACGTTCGTCCCGGCCACCGCCTACCCGGCCGCGCTCCGCTGGCTGATCGAGATCACGCCGCTCTACCGCGCGGTCGACCTGATCCGCGCGCTCACCGCGGGCCGCGCCGGCTGGCTCCAGGCCCTCGACATCGCCTACCTCCTCGCCCTGTTCGCGCTCTGCCTCTGGGCCGCCTCCCGCCGGATGAGTCGCCTGCTGCGCAAATAGAGCGGTCATGGGCCGCGGTGAGCGCCTCGGTGCCGCTGGCATACCTGTTCGGGGACGTAGACCGTCCGCACCGACTGCGGCGACAGTGCGTGTATGCCGGTTGGATACTTCTCCTCCTTCGCTGGGCGCGGCTCGCCGGCCGCGACACTGACCGCCCTCGCGGTGCTCCTGCCGCTCGTCCCAGTGCAGCGGCAACCCAGTGCAGCGGTGGGCCGGCGTGGTTCCTCTGGGCTTGCTCCCGGGTTCCGCGCGGGCTCACGGAAAGGCGTGAACCGCTCTGCGGCGACGGGCGTATTGGTCGCAGCGGATCCTTCCGAGGGGTGAGGGAGAGCACAATGGCGGGACCTGGACCTGTACCTGTTTACATGCCACCCGGAGCGGTGATTCCACCCGAACCGGACGGCACCGAATACGTGACCGTGGCGGGCCAGCCGAGCCGCCTGGCGACGGCGCCCGGTGACGTGGGGACGCAGACCGAGTGGGACGCGTCGACCCTCGAAGGCGCGATCAACTGGCTGGAGACACACTCGATCTACCTCACCCAGTCGCTGGTGCCCGGGATGGAGACGGACATCCGCAACTGGCTGGCGGGCCCGCCGGACGGCTCGGGCACCTCGCCGTTCGGCACCTACCCGACCGCGGTCCAGATGCGGGACAGGCAGGTCGGGCACTACACCACGGCGGACGGGTCGATCCGCACGATCGCGCAGGAGCTGTGGCAGGCGGCGCAGACGCTGCGGGTGGTGCTGGAGCAGTACGAGACCGCGGAGGAGGCGAACGAGATGAGCGCCTCCGCCTTCGACCAGATCTTCGCGGAACAGAGCGGGAGCAGGCCCGGCGGCGGTCCGTCGGATTCCGCCGCCCCGCCGCCGGCCGCGCCCCCACCGGCACCCGGCGCCCCGCCGGCTCCTGCCGCGCCGCCCGCGCCGGCGGAGCCCGCACCCACCCCTGCCGCCCCGCCGCCACCCGACCCGTCGCTGCCCGTGCCCGGTGCACCCGTGGTCAGCTCGGCGGGTGTCGCACCCGCGGTCCACGTGACCGACGGCCCAGGCTACGGAGGCTGAGTTCGATGGCCGACAAGTACGGGATTCAGACCTGGGAACAGATGGTCACGCAAGTCGTGATCCACGGGAAGCCGGACAACATCCGGGCCGCGGCGGCGGGCTGGGACCTTGCGCTGCGGAACCTGAACGACGTGAAGACCAGCCTGGACGACAACGTCACCGACCTCGGGACCACGTGGAAGGGGGAGGCGTACGAGTCGTTCAAGGCGCACATCGAGCGCATCTCGCAGAACATGGAGACCGTCTACAACGACGCGAACAGCATGGGCACCGTGGTCGGCACGCTCAACACGTCGGCGGACCGGCTGCAGGCGGCGCAGGCCGAGATCCCGATCCCGGCCGGCATGGAGGACGAGATCGCCGCGCTGCGCAACGAGGACCAGGGCATCGCGGACGGGGTGTTCGAGTCGACGGCGGTGGGCCTGCTCGGCCTGCCGTTCGGCCCGATGGGCTTCGCGCTGGGGACCGCGCTCGGGGCGGTGTTGTCCTCGACCGGCGTCTTCGACGCGCTCAGCGACTGGCTGAACGACCGGACCGACGAGGCCCGGGTGATCTGGAACCGGCTGAACTTCGAGATCGAGGGCGAGGCCGCGGTCACTCCGGCCGGCGTCCCGATCGGTTTCCAGAGCATGAACCTGGCCAGCGAGATCCCCCTGGGCACCGGCGCGCCGAGTACCGATATCGGTGCGCTCACCGGCGGTAACGGGATCGCGGGGGCCACTCCGGCGCTGAGCACGTCGCCGCCGGACATCGGCAGCGTCGCGCCACCCGGGACCGGCGCCTTCGATCCGGCCACAGCTGCCGCGCCGCAGCTCGGCGCGGCCGGTGCGCCGCCGTCCCTCGGCGCCGGCACCGCGGGCTTCGACCCGGGCGCGGCCACCCCGGGCACGGGCTCGTTCGACCCGGGGGTGCTCGGCCCCGGGTCCCTCGACGACCCGCCCGGCGGCACCGGCCTGGCCGGCGCCGGCTCCGGCCTCGGCGCCGGCGGCCTCGGTGGTCTCGGTACCGGCGGTCT
Coding sequences within it:
- a CDS encoding deoxyguanosinetriphosphate triphosphohydrolase, which encodes MNGQDGDAERWAEEQAKDTGYGRTPFQRDRARVLHSAGFRRLASKTQVHVAGSDDFLRTRLTHSLEVAQIAREMGERLGCDPDVVDVAGLAHDLGHPPFGHNGEAALDAVAGGCGGFEGNAQTLRVLTRLEAKVEGAGLNLTRATLDATCKYPWRRDGVRRKWGVYADDLPVFEWLRRDAPAGERQSLEAQVMDWADDVAYSVHDLEDGIHGGYIDLERLAVDADERAALCADVSGVYSEEPVDVLGAELAAMLAGPMLAPALAYDGSHRAQIAVKRMTSVLTGRLVAAPVEATVAAFGSRSLRRYAADLLVPPDVRIRCALLKGMALRYVMRRSGAAAEQERQREVLTRLVHVLAVRAPDGLDPVFAPIWRAAPDDAARLRVVIDQVASLTDPAALSWHRALT
- the dnaG gene encoding DNA primase; translation: MGVREEPRVAGRIRDEDIALVRERTAIADVISETVTLKSAGGGNLKGLCPFHDEKTPSFTVSPARNVYFCHGCGKGGDAITFLIDADHLTFVESVERLAGKAGIQLRYEEQPGGRPSGPRQAPGQRQRLIAAHADAADFYRAQLITPGARAAREFLAQRGFGREHAEAYGCGFAPDGWDVLTRHLRQKGYSADELVTAGLSRPARSGSLIDRFRRRLLWPIKDISGDVIGFGARKLFDDDDGPKYLNTPETPLYKKSHVLYGIDQAKRDIARESRAVIVEGYTDVMACHLAGVPTAVATCGTAFGEDHIKVLRRLLMDANDLGGEIIFTFDGDAAGQKAAMRAFSDDQRFVAQTFIAVSPNGMDPCDLRLNRGDLAVRDLVGAREPMIAFALRSIMRQYDLDTVEGRVAALRSTAPLVAQIKDRSMRPGYTRRLADDLGLDMPEVEHAVRRAGGSAPDENRRKAGSRPTSAPQLQVEREALKLALQEPVLAGPMFDALDGTHFTDPVHVALRGAVADAGGTASAAGGGVVWIEKVRDLCADLAAKALVSELAVEPLRVDRDPDPQYVAVTLARLQSASVTARIADLKSKVQRINPVANKDEYFALFGELLSLEQHARALREQAVGGL
- a CDS encoding ABC transporter ATP-binding protein gives rise to the protein MTAMIEAAGLVKRFGDFTAVDGIDVTVQPGEAFGFLGPNGAGKSSTMRMIGCVSPPTGGLLRILGMDPVRQGPAIRARLGVCPQLDNLAPDLTVLQNLTTYARYFGISRREATRRARELLEFVQLTERAGAEVEPLSGGMKRRLTIARALINEPDMVLLDEPTTGLDPQARHLVWERLFRLRQRGVTLVLTTHYMDEAEQLCDRLVVMDAGKIVAEGSPRALIERYSTREVVELRFAAESQSGFAAKLDGVGDRTEELPDRILLYTADGDAALAEVHARGLTPSGALVRRSSLEDVFLHLTGRTLVD
- a CDS encoding ABC transporter permease is translated as MIAAFEFHLAEFARNWRGSVFGSFVIPLLTMLGFGIGVGGYVQGGVDGVPYLHFLVPGLLASTALQIALGESTWPVLAHMEWMKTYAAQAATPLRPVDVLGGHLLFAMLRVTAGVTAFLLVAVVFGALPSPWALACLPIGVLLGLAIAAPVFAYSVSVPGEVWLSVLFRFAIVPMTLFAGVFFPVDAMPAALRWLAYATPLWHAVDLCRAATLGRALDWSLTGHLLYLALWAGAGVALAAHRFHRRLGV
- a CDS encoding ABC transporter permease — protein: MAALALPRLTASGGRVLAVAGRNVVALRRAGWLVFVSGAIEPFLYLFSIGIGVGALIGDMPLPDGTVVSYAAFVAPAMLAASAMTGALTETTFNFFGKMKFWKLYDSVLATPVGPMEIAFGELCWAMARGAVYAASFLAVMIAMDLTSPLRALVALPATVLIGFTFGAIGMLTATLMRGWQDFDLIGTIQFALFLFSGTFVPATAYPAALRWLIEITPLYRAVDLIRALTAGRAGWLQALDIAYLLALFALCLWAASRRMSRLLRK